One Acidimicrobiales bacterium genomic window carries:
- a CDS encoding glycoside hydrolase family 3 C-terminal domain-containing protein, which translates to MADVEALVAALTLEEKAALTAGADMFSLVGVDRVGIPQVNVTDGPSGARGLSYPGAGGAASSCLPCGSAVGATWDPAVAEALGELVGREAFERGCRGLLAPTVNLHRHPFAGRNFECYSEDPLLSGKLAAAYVRGVQGNGVFATVKHFVANEAEFERMTMSSDVDDRALRELYLVPFELAVKEGGALGIMTSYNRLNGSWLTEQQALLVDLLRDEWGFEGLVMTDWFAVASTETSLRSGLDLEMPAPARALGAVVGEAVADGRVPEADLDAAVARLLHALDRIGALDEPTPPLVPKPPTAADVDLLRRAAADACVLFTNDGLLPIEPTAVPRVAVIGEPAVSACIVGGGSAQVVQHPQTSALDALTTALGDGVEVTYARALEIGRSAAVLGTSVLPAPDGFTFERFAGEAFEGEVVERGGLDELRKMVIRLGQPEGEDERWTMRITGTVVPAVTGRFQLSLAQVGTSRVYLDDELVLDGVEDPPPRGGTDFFGYASLDKVTEVEVTAGTPIAVRVDYFYRGSGMAGVRVGFRTADADALLAEAVATAAEADVAVVFVGTNQEWESEGHDRRDFSLPRGQDDLVRRVLAANPRTAVVVNAASPVDLPWVDDVPATLQCWFGGQELGPAIADVLTGAAEPGGRLPTTYPERVEHSPSHDNFPGENGHVRYGEGVFLGYRGFDHRAVTPRFPFGHGLGYTTFSLGEPELSSPTFEPGGTLTISVPITNTGSRAGAEVVQLYVAPGSARLARPPKELKAFAKVRLAPGESRTVELVLDDRAFAYWDPGEPDGDVVAERLGDMLGAQQRAERRAPGWQVDPGTYALLVGRSAGDLPAQLTVEIPEPS; encoded by the coding sequence ATGGCTGACGTCGAGGCGCTCGTCGCCGCACTGACGCTCGAGGAGAAGGCGGCGCTGACCGCCGGTGCGGACATGTTCTCGCTGGTCGGCGTCGACCGGGTCGGGATCCCGCAGGTCAACGTGACCGACGGGCCCTCCGGGGCCCGTGGCCTCAGCTACCCGGGGGCCGGCGGAGCGGCGTCGAGCTGCCTGCCGTGCGGGTCGGCCGTCGGGGCCACGTGGGACCCGGCCGTGGCCGAGGCCCTCGGCGAGCTGGTGGGGCGCGAGGCCTTCGAGCGGGGGTGCCGAGGCCTGCTGGCGCCCACGGTCAACCTGCACCGCCACCCGTTCGCCGGCCGCAACTTCGAGTGCTACTCCGAGGATCCCCTCCTGTCGGGCAAGCTCGCCGCCGCCTACGTGCGCGGGGTCCAGGGCAACGGGGTCTTCGCCACGGTCAAGCACTTCGTGGCCAACGAGGCCGAGTTCGAGCGCATGACCATGAGCTCCGACGTCGACGACCGGGCCCTGCGCGAGCTCTACCTCGTGCCCTTCGAGCTGGCGGTCAAGGAGGGTGGCGCCCTCGGGATCATGACCTCCTACAACCGGCTCAACGGGAGCTGGCTCACCGAGCAGCAGGCCCTGCTCGTCGACCTCCTCCGCGACGAGTGGGGCTTCGAGGGCCTGGTCATGACCGACTGGTTCGCCGTGGCGAGCACGGAGACGTCGCTGCGGTCCGGGCTCGACCTGGAGATGCCGGCGCCGGCACGGGCCCTCGGCGCTGTCGTGGGCGAGGCGGTGGCCGACGGGCGCGTGCCCGAAGCCGACCTCGACGCCGCCGTCGCCCGACTCCTCCATGCGCTCGACCGGATCGGCGCCCTCGACGAGCCCACCCCGCCGCTCGTCCCCAAGCCGCCCACCGCGGCGGACGTCGACCTGCTGCGACGCGCCGCCGCCGACGCCTGCGTGCTGTTCACCAACGACGGGCTGCTCCCGATCGAACCGACGGCGGTACCGCGGGTGGCCGTCATCGGCGAGCCCGCGGTGTCCGCCTGCATCGTCGGCGGTGGCTCCGCCCAGGTCGTCCAGCATCCGCAGACGAGCGCGCTGGACGCCCTCACCACCGCGCTCGGCGACGGCGTGGAGGTCACCTACGCCCGGGCACTGGAGATCGGCCGCTCGGCCGCCGTGCTCGGCACGTCGGTCCTGCCCGCTCCCGACGGGTTCACGTTCGAGCGCTTCGCCGGCGAGGCCTTCGAGGGCGAGGTGGTCGAGCGGGGCGGGCTCGACGAGCTGCGGAAGATGGTGATCCGCCTCGGCCAGCCCGAGGGGGAGGACGAGCGGTGGACGATGCGCATCACGGGCACGGTCGTGCCTGCGGTGACCGGCCGCTTCCAGCTCTCGCTCGCCCAGGTCGGCACGTCCCGGGTGTACCTCGACGACGAGCTCGTGCTCGACGGGGTGGAGGACCCGCCACCGCGAGGCGGAACCGACTTCTTCGGCTACGCCAGCCTCGACAAGGTCACCGAGGTCGAGGTCACCGCCGGCACACCGATCGCCGTGCGGGTCGACTACTTCTACCGGGGCTCGGGCATGGCCGGGGTGCGGGTCGGGTTCCGGACCGCCGACGCCGATGCGCTGCTGGCCGAGGCGGTGGCCACCGCGGCCGAGGCCGATGTGGCGGTGGTGTTCGTCGGCACGAACCAGGAGTGGGAGTCCGAAGGCCACGACCGCCGCGACTTCTCCCTGCCACGCGGTCAGGACGACCTCGTCCGCCGCGTGCTCGCCGCCAACCCCCGCACCGCCGTCGTCGTCAACGCCGCCTCGCCGGTGGACCTGCCGTGGGTCGACGACGTCCCGGCCACCCTCCAGTGCTGGTTCGGCGGCCAGGAGCTCGGCCCGGCGATCGCCGACGTGCTGACGGGCGCGGCCGAACCGGGTGGGCGCCTGCCCACGACGTACCCCGAGCGGGTCGAGCACTCGCCCTCGCACGACAACTTCCCCGGCGAGAACGGCCATGTCCGCTACGGCGAGGGCGTCTTCCTGGGCTACCGCGGCTTCGACCACCGGGCCGTCACGCCACGGTTCCCGTTCGGCCACGGCCTCGGCTACACGACCTTCTCCCTCGGGGAGCCGGAGCTCTCGTCGCCGACCTTCGAGCCGGGTGGCACGCTCACCATCTCGGTGCCGATCACCAACACCGGGTCGCGGGCCGGCGCCGAGGTCGTCCAGCTCTACGTCGCTCCCGGATCGGCCCGCCTCGCCCGTCCGCCCAAGGAGCTCAAGGCCTTCGCCAAGGTGCGCCTGGCGCCGGGCGAGTCCCGCACGGTCGAGCTCGTGCTCGACGACCGCGCCTTCGCCTACTGGGACCCCGGCGAGCCCGATGGTGACGTCGTCGCCGAGCGCCTCGGCGACATGCTCGGGGCGCAGCAGCGCGCCGAGCGGCGCGCTCCCGGGTGGCAGGTCGACCCGGGGACCTACGCGCTCCTGGTGGGCCGCTCGGCCGGCGACCTGCCCGCACAGCTGACCGTGGAGATCCCCGAGCCGAGCTGA
- a CDS encoding LLM class flavin-dependent oxidoreductase: MFLMRFDLRAPGPTPPADLYATALDMATWGEQNGCLAVVLSQHHASDDGYLPSPLVMAAAIAARTSTVPISIAALLLLMYDPVKLAEDLNVLDHLSRGRVAPTIGLGYRPEEFAMFGVDPSARGAEMEERLAVLQRLLAGETVTWRGRTATVRPGPYTEGGMRLSYGGGTPAAARRAARFGLDFIGEADRPDLADAHAAEAERVGRTPGACLVPSKASPSSVFVAEDVDAAWAAMGPHLLHDAQAYGAWLGDDHDAVTRSRATTVDELRAENGSYRIVTPEEAVALVHANGYLGLQPLCGGLDPDLAWSSLHLIADEVMPNL, from the coding sequence GTGTTCCTGATGCGCTTCGACCTGCGGGCCCCCGGGCCCACCCCGCCGGCCGACCTCTACGCCACCGCCCTCGACATGGCGACGTGGGGTGAGCAGAACGGTTGCCTCGCCGTCGTGCTCTCCCAGCACCATGCCTCCGACGACGGCTACCTGCCCTCGCCCCTTGTCATGGCCGCCGCCATCGCGGCGCGCACGTCGACGGTGCCGATCAGCATCGCCGCGCTGCTCCTCCTCATGTACGACCCCGTGAAGCTGGCCGAGGACCTCAACGTGCTCGACCACCTGTCGCGGGGACGGGTGGCACCGACGATCGGGCTCGGCTACCGGCCCGAGGAGTTCGCCATGTTCGGCGTCGACCCGTCGGCGCGTGGCGCCGAGATGGAGGAGCGCCTCGCCGTCCTCCAGCGGCTGCTCGCCGGCGAGACCGTCACGTGGCGGGGACGCACCGCCACCGTGCGGCCGGGTCCCTACACCGAGGGCGGGATGCGCCTGTCCTACGGCGGAGGCACGCCCGCCGCCGCCCGCCGTGCCGCCCGCTTCGGGCTCGACTTCATCGGCGAGGCCGACCGGCCCGACCTGGCCGACGCCCATGCCGCGGAAGCCGAGCGGGTCGGGCGGACGCCAGGCGCGTGCCTGGTCCCGTCCAAGGCGTCACCCAGCTCCGTCTTCGTGGCCGAGGACGTCGACGCCGCCTGGGCCGCCATGGGCCCGCACCTGCTCCACGACGCCCAGGCCTACGGGGCCTGGCTGGGTGACGACCACGACGCCGTCACCCGGTCCCGGGCCACGACGGTCGACGAGCTGCGGGCCGAGAACGGCAGCTACCGCATCGTCACCCCCGAAGAGGCGGTCGCCCTGGTCCACGCCAACGGCTACCTGGGCCTCCAGCCGCTGTGCGGCGGCCTCGACCCCGACCTCGCCTGGTCGTCCCTCCACCTCATCGCCGACGAGGTCATGCCCAACCTCTGA
- a CDS encoding enoyl-CoA hydratase/isomerase family protein has protein sequence MADDRPELTTLLLEAADGVATVTLNRPEVYNAFNPAMVEELASVWQWAKTADDVRALVITGAGEKAFCTGIDRTDVEFAYDVFTYEDPGKLLGPKSQGLWKPVIAAVNGMACGGAFYFLGEADVILAAEHATFFDPHVTYGMVAAYEPILLLRRMPFGDVLRMALTGVHERLSAGKAEELGLVSEVVAADELAGAAHQLAATIASQPALAVQATLRTLWAAKDLPINQATELGNVFLQIGTSVDALNEGQEVFKGGRIEPRIR, from the coding sequence ATGGCAGACGATCGCCCTGAGCTCACCACCCTCCTCCTGGAGGCCGCCGACGGGGTGGCCACCGTCACGCTGAACCGCCCCGAGGTCTACAACGCCTTCAACCCGGCCATGGTGGAGGAGCTCGCCTCGGTGTGGCAGTGGGCGAAGACCGCCGACGACGTGCGGGCCCTGGTGATCACCGGCGCCGGCGAGAAGGCGTTCTGCACGGGCATCGACCGCACCGACGTCGAGTTCGCCTACGACGTGTTCACCTACGAGGACCCGGGCAAGCTCCTCGGCCCCAAGAGCCAAGGCCTCTGGAAGCCGGTGATCGCCGCGGTCAACGGCATGGCCTGCGGCGGTGCCTTCTACTTCCTGGGCGAGGCCGACGTGATCCTCGCGGCAGAGCACGCCACCTTCTTCGACCCCCACGTCACCTACGGGATGGTCGCCGCCTACGAGCCCATCCTCCTGCTGCGACGCATGCCCTTCGGCGACGTGCTGCGCATGGCCCTCACCGGGGTGCACGAGCGCCTGAGCGCCGGCAAGGCCGAGGAGCTCGGCCTCGTCAGCGAGGTGGTGGCCGCCGACGAGCTGGCCGGCGCCGCCCACCAGCTGGCCGCCACCATCGCCTCCCAGCCGGCGCTGGCCGTGCAGGCCACCCTGCGCACGCTGTGGGCGGCCAAGGACCTGCCCATCAACCAGGCCACCGAGCTGGGCAACGTGTTCCTCCAGATCGGCACGTCGGTCGACGCCCTCAACGAGGGCCAGGAGGTCTTCAAGGGCGGCCGCATCGAACCCCGCATCCGCTGA
- the hypB gene encoding hydrogenase nickel incorporation protein HypB: MGRFHAHADGTVHEHDHGDEDHEHAGHAHDAEGRDVGDHSGYTTGGLRVEVLEHILGENDRTAAANRADFASHGVRVVNVMSSPGAGKTALLVELAHRLEGRARIGVVEGDIETALDADRLAAAGVPVALVNTSAGFGGECHLDATMVRSALERLPLDDLDLVLIENVGNLVCPAEFDVGEDARLMVFSPTEGEEKPLKYPVMFRSADLVAVNKVDLLPHLDVDLARFEANLEGVHPGAAMLLTSAKTGEGVDELADWLLALLPAS, encoded by the coding sequence ATGGGACGCTTCCACGCCCACGCCGACGGCACCGTCCACGAGCACGATCACGGCGACGAGGACCACGAACACGCCGGCCACGCGCATGACGCCGAGGGCCGCGACGTCGGCGACCACTCGGGCTACACGACCGGGGGCCTGCGGGTGGAGGTGCTCGAGCACATCCTCGGGGAGAACGACCGCACCGCGGCGGCCAACCGCGCCGACTTCGCGTCGCACGGCGTGCGGGTGGTGAACGTGATGTCGTCGCCGGGCGCGGGGAAGACGGCCCTGCTGGTCGAGCTGGCCCACCGCCTCGAGGGCCGCGCCCGCATCGGCGTGGTCGAGGGCGACATCGAGACCGCGCTCGACGCCGACCGCCTCGCCGCCGCCGGCGTTCCCGTGGCCTTGGTGAACACCTCCGCCGGCTTCGGAGGCGAGTGCCACCTCGACGCGACGATGGTCCGCTCGGCGCTCGAACGCCTCCCCCTCGACGACCTCGACCTGGTGCTCATCGAGAACGTCGGCAACCTCGTGTGTCCCGCCGAGTTCGACGTCGGCGAGGACGCCCGCCTCATGGTCTTCTCGCCCACCGAGGGCGAGGAGAAGCCCCTCAAGTACCCGGTGATGTTCCGGTCCGCCGACCTCGTCGCGGTGAACAAGGTCGACCTGCTCCCCCACCTCGACGTGGACCTCGCCCGGTTCGAGGCCAACCTCGAGGGCGTGCACCCCGGTGCGGCGATGCTGCTGACGTCGGCGAAGACCGGCGAGGGCGTCGACGAGCTGGCCGACTGGCTGCTCGCGCTCCTCCCCGCCTCCTGA
- a CDS encoding hydrogenase maturation nickel metallochaperone HypA produces the protein MHELSICAAIAGIVEQHAEGRPVEIVRIDVGHLRQVVPETLQYSWELVVADTPLAGSVLEVNHVPLVVRCDACGESTELDTAVLRCPCGSTDVTLTSGEELLVRSLELVDA, from the coding sequence GTGCACGAGCTGTCGATCTGCGCGGCGATCGCCGGGATCGTCGAGCAGCACGCGGAAGGTCGCCCCGTCGAGATCGTGCGCATCGACGTCGGCCACCTCCGCCAGGTGGTGCCCGAGACGCTGCAGTACTCATGGGAGCTGGTCGTGGCCGACACCCCGCTGGCCGGCTCGGTGCTCGAGGTGAACCACGTCCCCCTGGTGGTCCGCTGCGACGCCTGCGGCGAGTCCACCGAGCTCGACACCGCCGTGCTCCGCTGCCCGTGCGGGTCGACCGACGTGACCCTTACGAGCGGCGAGGAGCTGCTGGTGCGCTCACTCGAGCTGGTGGACGCCTGA